The following are encoded together in the Aciduricibacillus chroicocephali genome:
- a CDS encoding YkuS family protein, producing MAKIAVEEPFDDIQKALEEKGHEVKMFIDNNEIKNVDLGVVRHMNEFDEGDSEVPFVIAHGKSVDDVVNEVEQRLSRFN from the coding sequence ATGGCTAAAATCGCTGTTGAAGAACCGTTCGATGATATTCAGAAAGCCCTTGAGGAAAAGGGTCATGAAGTAAAAATGTTCATTGATAATAATGAAATTAAAAATGTGGACCTCGGTGTCGTCCGTCATATGAATGAGTTTGATGAAGGAGATTCAGAAGTGCCGTTTGTAATCGCTCACGGGAAATCTGTCGACGATGTTGTGAATGAAGTCGAACAGCGTCTGAGTCGTTTCAACTAA